TCTCTAATAAATACCCGATGAATAAGCCTTTACATCCATATTATCAATTAAGATAAATATACGCTTGAGTAGATCAGATAAATTTTAATTACACAGATTATTGAATATACAGCACATAGTTTACAATTATTTTAATGAAGATTACTTTTTGCAAATTCTATATTATGAATTTTTAAGCCTATCTTTGTTTTAAAATCATAGATTTATTAAAATCTGGATTTTCCGGCCAGAGCCAGACTAGCTGTTAAAAATGTATTTATGCCGCCAAAATTAAATAGGGAATTAAGTTTTCCTGGAGATATGCCGCAACCTCAGGATATGGTGAAGGCAATAACAGCTTTTGAAGCCAGGAGTAAAGATTGTCTGTTTTTCAGAGAAATCTGCGCAACCTTAACAGGGATTTCAGAAAAAGCTTTCTGGGAAAAAATAGGGCTTGCTTTTGCACAAAAAAAAGGAATATAGAGAGCCAACTGGAAATTTATATTAATAAGAGAATATAACATTTATTAAGTTAATGATTAAATATTACAATTTTGCTAAAAATAGACTAGACACGAAATCAGGACTGGGGAACTCTATTTTTAAAATGAAACTGTATATGAATAATTCAAAATGTTTAAAAAAGGATACATCATAAGCTATTATGGATTACTATTAATTTATCCTTATTTTAGGTAAGGAATTGAAGTACAAAATGCATTTAACGCTCTGAAAGCATATAATATTGTTGTTCAAAGTGATGTGTGGTAAACGGTGGAAAATGTAGTCAAAAAAGGTGTGGTGAGTTATGACTTCGAACGAATGGTATAATAAAGGCATTGCACTCCAAGAATTAAAAAGGTACGGTGAAGCTCTGGATGCATTCGATAAGGCTCTGGAAATAAGCCCTGACAACGCAAAAATTTTGTTCAGCAAAGGAATTGCTCTTAAGAACCTGATGAAATACGAAGAAGCTCTTCAAACTTTTGACAGGTCTCTTGAGATCAACCCTGCTGATGCCAGAGTCTGGTGTTTCAAAGCTGAAATTCTTCTTGGCCTTATGCAGTATGAAGAGTCTCTTGACTCATTTTATAAGGCAGCAACTCTTGCTCCGGAAGACCCTGAGGTATGGTATAGAAGAGGGATGGCACTCAGGGAGATGAGGGCATATGAAGACGCGATGGATGACCTCGAAAAATCCATCCAGATCTATTCAAAGAAATATGACATTAACTCAATGAGTGCAAGCGAGTGGTGTAAAAAAGGCATGGGGCTTTGCAAAATAAAGAGCTACAATGAAGCCCTTGATGCGTTTAACAGGGCACTTGAGTTAAACCCGAGTAACGGGAAAGCTCTGTACAACAAAGGAATAGTTTTGCGCTGGCTCGGAAAAACCGATGAAGCAAAATTGTATATAGAAAAAGCAGTCGAGATTTTTGATAACAAAATTAAAGCAAATCCTGAAAATTCAAGGTTCTGGTATAACAAAGGAATTGCCCTGAGAGACCTGGAAAAATATAAAGAAGCACTTGATGCTTTTGAAAGAGCAATAGAAATCAACCCGAGCTTTACGAAAGCCTGGATTGGTAAAGGAATAGTATATGACAGGGTTAAAAAACACCAGAAAGCGATGGAAGCATACGAAAGGGCAGTAGACATAAATCCAATATATTCAGACCTTATTTAAGCAGCCTTGCCAGTGGAGAGTCCTCCCCGAGAAACTGTGGGAGAGACAGAAAGCCGTTGACCGAAAAACAAATTCAAGTAACAGGTATAACGGCTAAAATCATCTTTTATTTAATTACC
This window of the Methanosarcina mazei S-6 genome carries:
- a CDS encoding tetratricopeptide repeat protein, which codes for MTSNEWYNKGIALQELKRYGEALDAFDKALEISPDNAKILFSKGIALKNLMKYEEALQTFDRSLEINPADARVWCFKAEILLGLMQYEESLDSFYKAATLAPEDPEVWYRRGMALREMRAYEDAMDDLEKSIQIYSKKYDINSMSASEWCKKGMGLCKIKSYNEALDAFNRALELNPSNGKALYNKGIVLRWLGKTDEAKLYIEKAVEIFDNKIKANPENSRFWYNKGIALRDLEKYKEALDAFERAIEINPSFTKAWIGKGIVYDRVKKHQKAMEAYERAVDINPIYSDLI